The following proteins are co-located in the Nerophis ophidion isolate RoL-2023_Sa linkage group LG04, RoL_Noph_v1.0, whole genome shotgun sequence genome:
- the LOC133550967 gene encoding zinc finger protein 385D-like, whose protein sequence is MTQVGRFCPTMSSDPSMSAATPVREVKSNGTARTEDEDRKRLYCSLCKVAANSASQLQAHNSGTKYKTMLEARNGAGAIKSFPRPGVKVNAAPPASESWGGLQNRTFQCEICDVHVISATQLKQHISSRGHKGRAAGKAAKPKFKPYTAGQRHTRILTLRWTREKNHRRIKHTNSTLSLPSFHLHPATDSSPALFQAPPLL, encoded by the exons ATGACCCAAGTAGGACGCTTTTGTCCAACAATGTCTTCTG ACCCCTCCATGTCAGCTGCTACGCCAGTAAGAGAAGTCAAAAGTAATGGGACAGCGAGGACGGAGGACGAAGACCGCAAACGTCTTTACTGCTCGCTCTGCAAAGTGGCCGCCAACTCTGCCTCGCAGCTGCAAGCTCACAATAGCG GCACCAAGTACAAGACCATGCTGGAGGCGAGGAACGGCGCCGGCGCCATCAAGTCCTTCCCGAGGCCGGGCGTCAAGGTCAATGCAGCGCCGCCGGCCAGCGAGTCGTGGGGCGGCCTGCAGAACAGAACCTTCCAGTGTGAGATCTGTGACGTGCACGTCATCTCGGCCACGCAACTCAAGCAG CACATCAGCAGCAGGGGACATAAAGGCAGAGCAGCAGGCAAAGCAGCCAAGCCCAAATTCAAGCCCTACACTGCCGGCCAGCGTCACACTCGCATCCTGACG cttcgttgGACCAGGGAGAAGAATCACAGACGCATCAAACACACAAACTCCACGTTGTCGCTGCCGTCCTTCCATCTCCATCCTGCCACAGACTCAAGCCCCGCCCTGTTTCAGGCTCCGCCCCTCCTATAG
- the snrnp40 gene encoding U5 small nuclear ribonucleoprotein 40 kDa protein, with protein MIDPKKRVADMAMVPVEVKRPRTELVAAAQSQQLMAVGPPRTSSLQAPIMLMSGHEGEVYCCKFHPNGATLASSGFDRLILMWNVYGECENFATLKGHSGAVMELHYNTDGSLLFSASTDKTVGVWDSETGERVKRLKGHTSFVNTCYPARRGPQLVCTGSDDGTVKLWDVRKKGALHTFQNTYQVLAVTFNDTSDQIISGGIDNDIKVWDLRQNKLIYNMHGHGDSVTGLSISSEGSYLLSNSMDNTVRIWDVRPFAPKERCVKIFQGNVHNFEKNLMRCSWSTDGSKIAAGSADRFVYIWDTTSRRILYKLPGHAGSVNEVVFHPEEPIVLSGGSDKRLYMGEIQ; from the exons ATGATTGATCCGAAGAAGCGAGTGGCGGACATGGCGATGGTTCCCGTCGAGGTAAAGCGACCCCGGACGGAGCTAGTGGCGGCGGCCCAGTCCCAGCAGCTCATGGCCGTG GGTCCACCAAGGACCTCCAGCCTGCAGGCCCCCATCATGTTGATGTCCGGCCACGAGGGCGAGGTCTACTGCTGCAAGTTTCACCCCAACGGGGCCACGCTGGCCTCCTCCGGATTCGACAGGCTCATAT TGATGTGGAACGTGTACGGAGAGTGCGAGAACTTTGCTACGCTGAAAGGCCACAGTGGAGCAGTGATGGAGCTGCACTACAACACGGACGGcag CCTGCTGTTCTCGGCGAGTACAGACAAGACGGTGGGCGTGTGGGACAGTGAGACGGGCGAGCGGGTCAAGCGCCTGAAGGGCCACACCTCCTTCGTCAACACCTGCTACCCGGCCCGCCGAGGACCCCAGCTGGTGTGCACCGGCAGCGACGACGGCACAGTCAAG CTTTGGGACGTGCGCAAAAAGGGAGCCCTTCACACCTTCCAGAACACCTACCAGGTGCTGGCCGTCACCTTCAACGACACCAGCGATCAGATCATCTCTGGAGGTATCGACAACGACATCAAG GTGTGGGACCTGAGGCAGAACAAGCTGATTTACAACATGCACGGACACGGCGACTCGGTGACGGGACTCAGTATCAGTTCTGAGGGATCCTACCTGCTCTCCAACTCCATGGACAACACAG tgcgCATTTGGGACGTTCGACCTTTTGCACCCAAGGAAAGATGTGTGAAGATTTTCCAGGGCAACGTGCACAATTTTGAAAAG AACCTGATGAGATGCTCCTGGTCCACTGATGGTAGCAAGATAGCTGCAGGTTCAGCTGATAG ATTTGTCTACATTTGGGACACAACGTCCCGCAGGATCCTGTACAAGCTGCCAGGCCACGCTGGCTCCGTCAACGAGGTCGTCTTCCACCCCGAGGAGCCCATCG TGCTGTCGGGGGGCAGCGATAAACGCCTCTACATGGGCGAAATtcagtag